A window of Micromonospora sp. WMMC415 genomic DNA:
ACGACGGCGGCGACGAGCAGCCCGACACCCCGGGCGGTGATCCCCACGGCAGCGCCCCGGTCAGCTCCGCGCCGGGGCCGGCTGCCCGGAGGGGAGCGGCACCGGCACCGAGGCGACCGCCTGACGCAGCACCTCCGCCGCGGTCACCCCGCGCACCTGCGCGTCCGGGGTGAGCAGCAGCCGGTGCGCGAAGACCGGCTCGGCGAGGGTCTTCAGGTCCTCCGGCATGATCCAGCCCCGCCCGTCGATCAGGGCGTACGCGCACGCCGCCCGGGTCAGCGCGATCACCCCCCGGGGACTCACCCCGACCCGGACCTGCGGGTGGTTCCGGGTCGCGGTCGCGAGCTTGACCGCGTACGCGTACAACGGCTCGGCGATGTGCACCCGCCGGGCCATCCGCACCATCTCCCCGACGGTGGCCGTGTCGGTCACCGGAGTCAGCGCCTCCGGGGAGCGGATCGTCGCCCCGCGCAGCACCTCCACCTCGACCGCCTCGTCCGGGTACCCGACGGAGAGCTTCACCAGGAAGCGGTCCAGTTGGGCCTCGGGCAGCCGGTACGTGCCGTCCATCTCCACCGGGTTCTGCGTGGCCACCACCAGGAACGGCTGCGGCACCGGATGGCGGACGCCGTCCACGGTGACCGTGCGCTCCTCCATCACCTCCAGCAGCGCCGACTGGGTCTTCGGCGACGCCCGGTTGATCTCGTCGGCGATGACGATGTTGGCGAACACCGGCCCCGGGTGGAACTCGAACCCCCGGGTCGCCTGGTTGAAGATGGTCACCCCGGACACGTCGGAGGGCAGCAGGTCCGGCGTGAACTGGATCCGCCGCCACTCACCCTTCACCGTGGCCGCCACCGCCCGGGCCAGGGTGGTCTTGCCGACCCCCGGCACGTCCTCCAGCAGCACGTGCCCCTGCGCGAACAGGGCGGTCAGGGCGAGCCGCACCACCTGCGGCTTGCCCAGCACGACCGCGTTGACGTTATCGGCCAGCCGGGCGGCGAGCGCGGCGAAGCCCTGCACCTCCGGCTGGGTGAGCGGCTCGGGGGGATTCACGCGGTGGTGCTCCTTGCCTGGCGTCGAAGTCAGCAGGTGGGCAGGACGCCGATGTCGTCGCCGCCGTCGAGGTTCAGCCAGGCCCAGGGGATGTAGTTGCGTCCCTTGTAGTCGACCTGCACCCACCAGGTGCTGCGCTTGTGGTCGTTGTAGATGTACGCGTACACCTCTTCGCCCTGCCTCTTGCAGAACGCCTTGAGCCGCGTCCCCGGCCGCGCCCACCCGACCTGCCGGTTGTTGTCCTGCCGGGGAACGGAGAAGACCTCGTTGCCGTTGCGGCCGTCGACGTCCGCGTCGCAGTACGTGGCCTCCGCCCCGGAGTCACCGTTACGGCAGGTGGCCGTCCCGTAGAGCGCGGCGGTCGCCTGGGCGCGCGTGGCGGTGCCCTGGCCGGCCGCGTTGCTCGCGGTGACCGTGAACGTGTACGCCGTGCCCGGCGCCAACCCGGACATGGTGATCCGGGAGCAGGGGCCGGCCTTCGCCGGCTCGCCGCCGGTGCTGAGCGCGCAGGTCGCCTGACCGCCGCCGGCGTCCACGGTGAACGTCACCGTCGCCGCGGTGGCCGTCGCCGACGAGCCGGTCACCGTCACCCGGGGCTCAGCCACCGTCCGGGCGGTGGCGGTCGCCTCCGGACCGGGCCCGGCCTCGTTGACCGCCTTGACGGTCACCGTCACGTTCTGCCCGTCGCCCAGGCCGTTCACCGTCGTGCGGGTGTCGGTCACCTCGCTGCGCCGGCCGCCCACATCGACCAGGTAACCCGTCACCGGCCGCCCGTTCGGCTCGGCCGGGGACCACCGCACCGCGACCGTGCCGGGCTGGTCGGCCACCGTCGTCGCCCGCAGGTCCACCGGCCGCCCAGGCGCCGCGTACGGCACGACGGTGTTGCTCACCGGGGACGCCGCCGAACCCGCGCCCTTGTCGTTCACCGCCACGACCGTGAACGCGTACTGCGTGCCGTACTCCAGCTCGCCCGCCGGCACCACCAGCTCCGTCTTCGTCGCCTCGCCGGCCGGGGCGTTCGTGCCGGCCGAGGAGGCGGTGACCGCGTACTGGGCGATCGTGTTGCCCTGCCCGTTCGCCGCCGGCCAGCGCACCAGCACCGTGCCGTCCGGCCGCGCCTCGGCGGTGACGCTTGCCGGCGGGTCCGGGACCGCCGCCGTCGGCGTCACCGGGTTGCTGGTACGGGCCGGACCGTTGCCCTTGGCGTTGACGGCGAACACCGAGAACCGGTACGTCTCGCCGTTGGTCAGGCCCTTGACCTCGACCGCGCGCTGGTTGGCGCCCACCTCGACGCGCTGGCCGCCCCCGCTCACCACGTACCTGGTGATCTCGGCGCCGTTGGCGGCGGCGGCCCGCCAGTTCACCCGCGCCTGGGCGTTGCCGGCCGCGGCGGTGACCGCGCGGGGTGGCCCCGGCTTACCCACCGTCGGTTTCTTCGGCGGGGGCGGCGGCGGGGGAGCCGGCGGCGGGTCGCCGCCGAGCACGTCGTTGGCGTACTTGTCGACCTCGCGCACCTGGTGCCGGTCGTCCACCACCCGGGCGGTCGAGGAGTCGGGGGCGTTGATGAAGAGGTGGTTCTCCCGGACCTCCAGTTCCAGCGGCCCCGCCGGCCGGCCCTTCACGGTGTCGACCAGCTGGCCGGCACCGTCGAACGCGTACACGGTGCCGGTCGCCTCGTCCGCGCAGTAGATCCGGCCGGCCCACGACACGGCCGGGCCGAGGCCGGCCCCGCTGCCCGGCACGGTGAAGCTGCGGACCACGCCGTCGGTGACGACGTGCACCCGCCGCTCGGCCGGCACGGTGACCGGCACCGCCGGCCCGCTGGTGCGGGCGGGCAGCGCGGCGGGCGCGGACGTCGTCAGTGGCGTCCGCGTCACGTCGCCCCGGCGCACCAGGACCAGCACGCCCGCCGTCCGGTCGAGCACCGCCGCCCCGTCGTCCAGGGCGGACACGACCAGCTCGTGGCTCGGCTCGGCCACCTCGTACGTCTCGACCCGCTTCGGGCTGAGGCCCGCCCCGGCGGGTGCGGCGGACAATGGTGCCGACGGCAGGGGCGCGGCGGTGACCGCCGAGACCGTGCCCTCACTCGGGACGGCGATCCACAGCCGACCCTCGCCGTCGAACGACCCCCCGGTGATCCCCGGCGGGTAGCGGACCGGCTCGCCCACCGGCGCCAGCGAGCGCGGGTCGAGCTGCCGGACGACACCCTGCACCGCGTCCACCACGAACGCCGCGTCCTCGTGCAGCGCGACGTTCACGCCCAGTCCGGGGGTCGTCCGCGAGGTGGCCGTGATCTGGAGGGTGGCCAGGTCCAGCGAGCTGACCTGGCCGGTCGTCAGATCCCGCAGGACCAGCAGCCGGTCGGTCTGGGTGACCTGCATCGGGTGCCGCCGCGCGCCCGGAACCTCCACCCGGGTGTCCACCCGGGCGGTCACCCCGTTGACCCGGGCCAGCTCGCTGCGCGCGGTGCTCCACAGCCAGGAACTCGCGTCGTAGCTGGCGACCGCGTTGTCGGCGGCGCCGACACCCAGCACCGTCAACCCCAGCGCGGCCAGCAGGGCCGCCACCGTGGCGACGGTGACCAGCCCGCCCCGGAACCGGCGGGGCGGGGCGTTCACGGTGTCGTCGGCGGTGGCCACAACCGGCTGCCTCTCCGTGTCGTTTGAGCAGGTGACGGGGCCGGAAGCGGCGGCCCTCCCCGAAAGCCGGGTGCCATCATATGGGCCCGGCCGTGCCAGGGGAACCCGTACCGTCCCCCTGTGGACACACAGCGTGTGCGATCCCGCCGTCACCCCGCCCGGTCGGTGCAGACCTGTCCGGACGTGGCGAACGTGTCCGTCGAGTACACGGCGAGCACCGTGAAGCAGTAGTCCACCCGGGAGTTCAGCCCGTTGACCGTGTAGCTGGTCACACCCGGGTCCACCCTGGCCAGCACGCCCAGGCCCTGACCCGCACGACCGGCGGCCACCATGAACGGCACCGCTCCACCGGACGGGTCGGTCCAGGTGAGGGTGATCGTGGCGGAGTCGTCCCGCAGCGCCAGGTCCGTCGGCGGCGCACCGGTCGCCACGCTCGGGCTCGGGCTCGCCGTCGTGACCGGCGGGGGAGCGGCGGCCGGCGCCGGCTCGTCGCGGCCGAGCACCACCGCGCCCACTCCGGCGGCCACCACGATGGCCAGGCCCACGGCCGCGACCAGGCCGATCACCACGATGCGGTTCCGGCCGCGCCCCTCCGGCTCCCTGACCGGGTACGCGGACAGCCCACCCCCCGGCGGACCGATGGTCGGGTACGCGGGCTGGGTGCTGCCGGCGGTGCCGGCGGTCGGTGCGCCGCTGGTCGGGTACGCGGGCTGGGTGCTGCCGGCGGTGCCGGCGGTCGGTGCGCCGCTGGTCGGGTACGCGGGCTGGGTGCTGCCGGCGGTGCCGGCGGTCGGTGCGCCGCTGGTCGGGTACGCGGGCTGGGTGCTGCCGGCGGTGCCGGTGGCCGGTGCGCCGCTGGTCAGGATCGCCGGCTCGCCAGCGCCGGACGGAACGTCATACCGGCTGGCAAACGCCGGTGGTGCAGCGGCGTCCCACCGCGACTCGGCCATCACCCAGGGCGGGACCGGTGCCGCACTGACCGGGGGCCCGCTGGCGGGGGAGTGCGGCCAGGGAGGCTCGCTGACCTGCGACGGCCCGGGCGGCGTGCTCACCGGCGAAGCGGTGGCCGGAGGCGTCCCCGGTGGTGGACCGCCCACCGGGTGGTTCGAGGCGGGCCCGGTGTCCGGATCGCCGGCCGCCGCGCCTTCGGCGCCGTGCCGAGGAGCCACCGGCGGTGCCTGCTTGCCGGGCCGGGCGCTTCCGCGCGTGGCCTCCTCGGCGAGCAGCGGTTCGATCTGCCGTACCCGGACCGTCGGGGCGTCCCAACGCGTTCCGGGCACCGCCTCGGCGGACGGGCCGGCCGAGGTCGGCGGCCCGGAGGCGGGGGCCAGTCTGCCGCCCCGACCGTCGGCCGCGTCGGCCGGGCCCGTGTCGCTGATCGGCTGCCGGGAAGCAGGCAGGGTGGGCGACTGTCGCGTGGCGGTGCCGGGCGCCGTCCCGTGGGCTGCCGGCCCGCCCTTGACGGGGTCGGGCGCGGGCGGTGAGGGGTGCGGCTCGGGATGCGGCCGAGTCGCCTGGAACGCCGACGGCGGTGATCCCTGCGACGGGGCGTGCGTGACGGGCGGTGCCACGTACGCCGATGGGCCGGTCGTGGCTGCTGCCCGGTGTGGCGTCGCGCCGACCGGCCCGGTTGTGGTGGCTGGCCGGGATGGCCCGGCGGACGGCCCGGTTGTGGTGGCCGGCCGGGTCGGCTCGGCGGACGGAGGCCGGGTGGATGGGCTGGCAGCCGGGGGGACAGCCTGCGGCGACACCG
This region includes:
- a CDS encoding fibronectin type III domain-containing protein; protein product: MATADDTVNAPPRRFRGGLVTVATVAALLAALGLTVLGVGAADNAVASYDASSWLWSTARSELARVNGVTARVDTRVEVPGARRHPMQVTQTDRLLVLRDLTTGQVSSLDLATLQITATSRTTPGLGVNVALHEDAAFVVDAVQGVVRQLDPRSLAPVGEPVRYPPGITGGSFDGEGRLWIAVPSEGTVSAVTAAPLPSAPLSAAPAGAGLSPKRVETYEVAEPSHELVVSALDDGAAVLDRTAGVLVLVRRGDVTRTPLTTSAPAALPARTSGPAVPVTVPAERRVHVVTDGVVRSFTVPGSGAGLGPAVSWAGRIYCADEATGTVYAFDGAGQLVDTVKGRPAGPLELEVRENHLFINAPDSSTARVVDDRHQVREVDKYANDVLGGDPPPAPPPPPPPKKPTVGKPGPPRAVTAAAGNAQARVNWRAAAANGAEITRYVVSGGGQRVEVGANQRAVEVKGLTNGETYRFSVFAVNAKGNGPARTSNPVTPTAAVPDPPASVTAEARPDGTVLVRWPAANGQGNTIAQYAVTASSAGTNAPAGEATKTELVVPAGELEYGTQYAFTVVAVNDKGAGSAASPVSNTVVPYAAPGRPVDLRATTVADQPGTVAVRWSPAEPNGRPVTGYLVDVGGRRSEVTDTRTTVNGLGDGQNVTVTVKAVNEAGPGPEATATARTVAEPRVTVTGSSATATAATVTFTVDAGGGQATCALSTGGEPAKAGPCSRITMSGLAPGTAYTFTVTASNAAGQGTATRAQATAALYGTATCRNGDSGAEATYCDADVDGRNGNEVFSVPRQDNNRQVGWARPGTRLKAFCKRQGEEVYAYIYNDHKRSTWWVQVDYKGRNYIPWAWLNLDGGDDIGVLPTC
- a CDS encoding MoxR family ATPase; the protein is MNPPEPLTQPEVQGFAALAARLADNVNAVVLGKPQVVRLALTALFAQGHVLLEDVPGVGKTTLARAVAATVKGEWRRIQFTPDLLPSDVSGVTIFNQATRGFEFHPGPVFANIVIADEINRASPKTQSALLEVMEERTVTVDGVRHPVPQPFLVVATQNPVEMDGTYRLPEAQLDRFLVKLSVGYPDEAVEVEVLRGATIRSPEALTPVTDTATVGEMVRMARRVHIAEPLYAYAVKLATATRNHPQVRVGVSPRGVIALTRAACAYALIDGRGWIMPEDLKTLAEPVFAHRLLLTPDAQVRGVTAAEVLRQAVASVPVPLPSGQPAPARS
- a CDS encoding tetratricopeptide repeat protein — encoded protein: MSHPSPLAAVQHRALALRDAGDLTAARRLLGEAVESAGPPYGPDHPDVLSTAHLLARLHREADDPAAARRVLEEAFAAGERRWPHADPLMLALSFELAAVADELGNRHEARRNYRRVATAGPAVLGADHPAVRAARAYLGDAAPAPADTAPGTPDAVDQAPGLAASTGLRPPPDVHPVGPPPSPTSGGAGSSGSVPDLAALTAPTVSLAVLSTSWRPHDGATTVARSTTTGPGPSSAPPPTAPAPGRPAPPSVTAPLHTPPAPSPVPFPLQVPQAPRQVVAPTSGPPVSPQAVPPAASPSTRPPSAEPTRPATTTGPSAGPSRPATTTGPVGATPHRAAATTGPSAYVAPPVTHAPSQGSPPSAFQATRPHPEPHPSPPAPDPVKGGPAAHGTAPGTATRQSPTLPASRQPISDTGPADAADGRGGRLAPASGPPTSAGPSAEAVPGTRWDAPTVRVRQIEPLLAEEATRGSARPGKQAPPVAPRHGAEGAAAGDPDTGPASNHPVGGPPPGTPPATASPVSTPPGPSQVSEPPWPHSPASGPPVSAAPVPPWVMAESRWDAAAPPAFASRYDVPSGAGEPAILTSGAPATGTAGSTQPAYPTSGAPTAGTAGSTQPAYPTSGAPTAGTAGSTQPAYPTSGAPTAGTAGSTQPAYPTIGPPGGGLSAYPVREPEGRGRNRIVVIGLVAAVGLAIVVAAGVGAVVLGRDEPAPAAAPPPVTTASPSPSVATGAPPTDLALRDDSATITLTWTDPSGGAVPFMVAAGRAGQGLGVLARVDPGVTSYTVNGLNSRVDYCFTVLAVYSTDTFATSGQVCTDRAG